The Nicotiana tabacum cultivar K326 chromosome 14, ASM71507v2, whole genome shotgun sequence genome contains a region encoding:
- the LOC107795105 gene encoding COBRA-like protein 7 translates to MSLYPKAHSKNMAPTTFLSLFLLISVAVQVAGQTTPVAEAPAPASDDCNGILLQYVFTSGSKIKPTLKSNPKNQPYKFQSILSIINNGLDELKLWRVFVGFQYDELLVSASNVVLADGSSFPAKVGNGTVFAGFPNADLKTAVETAGDATQTSVQVQIKGTQFGVGSPNVPMPSNISLVNDGFICLKPSMQGKSVMQVCCNKDPKFKTNLTLDEEFSPRQDGDLTIMYDILRTYDSNYWAQVKIANHNTLGRLDNWKLSWDWMKDEFIWEMKGAYPSVVDTSECVFGPQGNFYQSLDFSNGLNCERRPTIIDLPLEKTNDTKLGMIPFCCRNGTILPPAMDPSKSASAFQINVFKMPPDLNRSSFTPPQNWKIEGRLNPDYKCGPPVRVSPSQFPDPSGLLPDTAAFASWQVVCNITQPKGASPRCCVSFSAFYNESIIPCPTCSCGCPSNTARTCSTKAPALLLPSQALLVPFENRTKMSLAWADINHLPVSNPLPCGDNCGVSINWHLFTDYRGGWSARITLFNWDDTSFADWFTAVQLDKAAPGFDAVYSFNGTILDGVNNTLFMQGLEGLNYLVAETDGANPEKDPRVPGKQQSVISFTKKNIPGINIPGGDGFPTKIFFNGEECSLPKILPTSSSSRRISSFAVTTSILALVVFMLMRQ, encoded by the exons ATGTCTTTGTATCCGAAAGCACATTCAAAGAACATGGCACCCACCacatttctctctctctttctcctcaTCTCCGTCGCCGTTCAAGTCGCCGGACAAACAACTCCCGTCGCCGAAGCTCCGGCTCCCGCATCCGACGACTGCAACGGCATATTACTACAGTACGTGTTCACTTCCGGATCCAAAATCAAACCCACTTTAAAATCCAACCCTAAAAATCAACCCTATAAGTTTCAGTCCATTTTAAGCATAATAAACAACGGGCTTGACGAACTAAAGTTATGGAGAGTCTTTGTTGGGTTTCAATACGATGAGCTTTTGGTCTCTGCTTCTAATGTTGTTCTTGCTGATGGGTCTTCTTTTCCTGCTAAAGTTGGTAATGGTACTGTCTTTGCTGGGTTTCCGAATGCGGATCTTAAGACTGCTGTTGAAACTGCTGGAGATGCTACGCAAACGAGTGTGCAGGTTCAGATTAAGGGTACCCAGTTTGGAGTTGGGTCTCCTAATGTCCCTATGCCGTCGAATATTTCTTTGGTCAATGATGGGTTTATTTGCCTTAAACCCTCTATGCAAG GAAAGAGTGTTATGCAAGTATGCTGCAATAAAGACCCAAAATTCAAGACAAATCTGACATTGGATGAGGAATTCAGTCCACGACAAGATGGGGACCTTACAATTATGTATGATATCCTAAGAACATATGATTCAAATTACTGGGCACAGGTTAAGATTGCAAACCATAACACCCTCGGCCGCCTTGATAACTGGAAACTAAGTTGGGACTGGATGAAGGATGAGTTTATCTGGGAAATGAAGGGTGCTTACCCCTCTGTTGTTGATACTTCTGAGTGCGTTTTCGGGCCACAGGGAAATTTTTATCAGAGTCTTGACTTCTCCAATGGATTGAACTGTGAGAGAAGGCCAACAATAATCGATCTGCCTCTGGAAAAGACCAATGACACAAAGTTGGGGATGATACCTTTCTGTTGCCGAAATGGGACGATCTTGCCACCTGCCATGGACCCAAGCAAGTCTGCTTCAGCATTCCAGATAAACGTCTTTAAAATGCCTCCGGATCTCAATCGCTCCTCGTTCACTCCTCCTCAGAATTGGAAGATTGAAGGCAGACTGAATCCAGATTATAAATGTGGACCTCCAGTCCGTGTAAGCCCCAGCCAGTTTCCTGATCCGAGTGGATTGCTACCCGATACAGCAGCATTTGCAAGCTGGCAAGTTGTATGCAACATCACTCAACCAAAAGGAGCAAGCCCTAGATGCTGTGTATCTTTCTCTGCTTTCTACAATGAATCTATCATTCCTTGTCCAACATGCTCCTGTGGTTGCCCTTCGAATACCGCTCGTACATGTAGTACAAAAGCTCCTGCTCTTCTCCTACCATCTCAGGCTCTTCTGGTCCCATTTGAGAATAGAACCAAGATGTCCCTTGCCTGGGCTGATATTAATCATCTTCCAGTTTCGAACCCATTGCCATGCGGAGATAACTGCGGTGTCAGCATCAACTGGCATTTATTCACAGACTATAGGGGTGGATGGTCTGCCAGGATCACCCTCTTTAACTGGGATGATACTTCTTTTGCTGATTGGTTCACCGCGGTGCAATTGGATAAAGCAGCCCCTGGTTTTGATGCGGTGTATTCCTTCAACGGAACTATATTAGACGGCGTTAACAATACCTTGTTCATGCAAGGCCTGGAGGGCTTGAACTATCTAGTAGCAGAAACAGATGGAGCTAATCCAGAGAAAGATCCCCGAGTACCTGGGAAACAACAATCAGTAATCTCATTCACAAAGAAGAATATCCCTGGAATCAACATTCCTGGCGGTGATGGATTCCCAACAAAGATATTCTTTAATGGAGAAGAGTGCTCATTGCCAAAGATACTCCCAACAAGCAGCTCATCTAGGAGGATATCTTCGTTTGCTGTCACTACATCCATACTAGCACTTGTGGTTTTTATGTTGATGCGACAATAG